The Verrucomicrobiia bacterium genome contains a region encoding:
- the mazG gene encoding nucleoside triphosphate pyrophosphohydrolase: protein MKKKSEMERLIQIMATLRGPKGCPWDKKQNHETLVPYLVEEAHEAIEAIYEKDYKKLEEELGDLLLQVVFHAQLAKEKKRFDIEKVAKGISDKLIRRHPHVFGKKEKLTPAQVLENWEKRKLKEKETGVLESIPKTLPILFRAQRVQEKAAQFGFDWKKANQVVPKLKEEIKEIEKDLKKKSGKLEEEIGDLFFTAINLSRHLKVNPEKALKISVEKFEKRFAFIEASLKKQKKNLGEMELEELDRLWNKAKKR, encoded by the coding sequence ATGAAGAAAAAGTCGGAAATGGAGCGGCTGATACAGATTATGGCCACGCTAAGGGGGCCGAAGGGATGTCCTTGGGACAAGAAACAGAACCATGAGACGCTCGTCCCCTATTTGGTGGAGGAGGCGCACGAGGCGATTGAGGCGATTTATGAAAAGGATTACAAGAAACTGGAAGAGGAATTGGGAGATTTGCTTTTACAGGTGGTTTTCCACGCCCAGTTGGCCAAAGAAAAAAAGCGTTTTGACATTGAGAAGGTGGCCAAAGGAATCTCCGACAAGCTGATACGCCGCCATCCGCATGTTTTCGGGAAAAAGGAAAAACTGACCCCGGCACAGGTGCTGGAAAACTGGGAAAAAAGAAAGTTAAAGGAGAAGGAAACGGGCGTTCTTGAATCGATACCAAAAACCCTGCCGATTTTATTCCGCGCGCAAAGGGTACAGGAAAAAGCGGCGCAGTTTGGTTTCGACTGGAAAAAAGCGAATCAAGTGGTTCCGAAGTTGAAAGAGGAAATAAAGGAAATTGAAAAGGATTTGAAGAAAAAGTCGGGAAAATTGGAGGAGGAAATCGGGGATTTGTTTTTCACAGCAATAAATCTCTCACGGCATTTAAAAGTTAACCCCGAAAAGGCGTTGAAGATCTCGGTGGAGAAATTTGAGAAGCGGTTTGCCTTTATCGAAGCAAGTTTAAAAAAGCAAAAGAAGAATTTGGGGGAAATGGAGTTGGAGGAATTGGACAGGTTGTGGAATAAGGCGAAGAAGCGGTAG
- a CDS encoding valine--tRNA ligase: MPKQYDFAAARQRWNLFWREAKIFEPDLNTKKPVYSIVVPPPNVTSILHIGHALNATLQDILIRWKKLSGFEVEWLPGVDHASIATEVMVGKELRKQGINKQDLGREKFLEHAWAWKNKYGDAIVNQFKEMGCGLDWSRLRFTMDPGASRAVMEVFVRLFNKGLIYRGNYIINWCPTDKTSLSDDEVETKEEDSSLWYVRYPVEGSKEFIVVATARPETIMGDTAIAVHPENPRFKHLIGKKAIVPFVNRTVPILAETYVDLEFGTGALKITPAHDPNDFQLGQKHKLPTVNILNPDGTLNAEAGPFAGQERFEARRQVVKALEEKGLLEKIEPYHHSVGICYRCNTVVEPYLSEQWFVKMQPLALPALKVYEEGKLRFHPPHWGSVYSHWLNNIRDWCISRQLWWGHRIPVYYCDCGETFVSVETPKNCPKCKSTRFRQDEDVLDTWFSSWLWPFSTFGWPEKTRDLELFYPTKSLFTASEIIFLWVARMVMAGLEFMGKEPFSDVYIHGTVRDSIGRRMSKSLGNGIDPLEIIDKFGPDALRATLVFASPEGEDPKLSSNSFEQGRNFANKLWNAARFVQMSVPDLDKRAAEGIPSKVENWANRWMLGRWDTSVAKVTKELEAFRFNAAALALYELFWHDFADWYLELSKTSLRQGSEAEKAETERVLASLLRRMLILLHPFVPFVTEELFASLGFAGNLRSITEESWQNLQVYIKQEIELDEQVNMFQLSSSSMRNLRSEAQVPPSEKVTFIITVTNKDYQEFFNKTEPYLKDIVRASELNIWLNEKPQNWSNLSVLPHAQHFMIYTKNVDVASEREKLKVELERISGLIAGTSARLSDSQFLSKAPESVRVKEKEKLAKLEGMKRELEESLKNLGI, translated from the coding sequence TTGCCCAAACAATACGATTTCGCCGCCGCCCGGCAGCGCTGGAATCTCTTTTGGAGAGAGGCGAAAATCTTTGAGCCGGACTTGAACACCAAAAAGCCGGTCTATTCCATCGTCGTGCCGCCCCCCAACGTCACCTCCATTCTGCACATCGGCCATGCCTTAAACGCCACCCTGCAGGATATCCTCATCCGCTGGAAAAAACTTTCCGGTTTCGAGGTCGAATGGCTTCCCGGGGTGGACCACGCCAGTATCGCCACCGAGGTGATGGTGGGGAAGGAGCTGCGCAAGCAGGGAATAAACAAGCAGGATTTGGGACGGGAGAAATTCCTGGAGCACGCCTGGGCCTGGAAAAACAAATACGGAGATGCCATCGTCAACCAGTTCAAGGAAATGGGCTGCGGCTTGGACTGGAGCCGGCTGCGCTTTACGATGGACCCCGGCGCCTCCCGCGCCGTGATGGAGGTTTTCGTCCGGCTTTTCAACAAGGGGTTGATTTACCGCGGCAACTACATCATCAACTGGTGCCCGACGGACAAAACCTCCCTTTCCGACGATGAGGTCGAAACCAAAGAAGAGGATTCCTCCCTCTGGTACGTCCGCTATCCGGTGGAGGGTAGCAAGGAGTTTATCGTTGTCGCCACCGCCCGGCCGGAAACGATAATGGGGGATACTGCCATCGCCGTCCATCCGGAAAATCCGCGCTTCAAACATTTGATTGGCAAGAAAGCCATCGTTCCCTTCGTCAACCGAACCGTCCCGATTCTGGCGGAAACCTACGTCGATTTGGAATTCGGCACGGGGGCCTTGAAAATCACGCCGGCCCATGATCCTAACGATTTTCAGCTCGGTCAGAAACACAAACTGCCGACGGTCAACATTTTGAATCCGGATGGAACCTTGAACGCCGAGGCCGGGCCGTTTGCCGGGCAGGAACGATTCGAGGCCCGCAGGCAAGTAGTGAAGGCACTCGAAGAAAAAGGGCTTTTGGAAAAAATCGAGCCGTATCACCATTCGGTCGGCATCTGTTATCGCTGCAACACGGTGGTCGAGCCGTATCTATCCGAGCAGTGGTTCGTAAAAATGCAGCCCTTGGCCCTTCCGGCTCTGAAAGTTTACGAGGAAGGAAAACTCCGCTTTCATCCGCCCCATTGGGGCTCGGTCTATTCCCATTGGTTGAATAACATCCGCGACTGGTGCATTTCCCGCCAGCTCTGGTGGGGGCATCGCATTCCAGTTTACTACTGCGACTGCGGCGAAACGTTTGTCTCGGTCGAGACACCTAAAAATTGTCCTAAGTGTAAATCGACCCGATTCCGGCAGGATGAAGACGTTCTGGATACCTGGTTTTCCTCCTGGCTCTGGCCTTTTTCCACCTTCGGCTGGCCGGAAAAAACGCGCGATTTGGAATTGTTCTATCCGACCAAATCCCTTTTCACCGCTTCGGAAATCATTTTTCTCTGGGTGGCGAGGATGGTAATGGCCGGACTGGAGTTTATGGGAAAAGAGCCGTTTTCCGATGTCTATATCCACGGCACCGTGCGGGATTCAATAGGCCGGCGGATGTCCAAGTCGCTGGGCAACGGCATCGACCCGTTGGAAATCATTGACAAATTCGGCCCGGATGCCCTGCGGGCCACCTTGGTTTTCGCGTCGCCGGAGGGGGAGGATCCCAAGCTTTCCTCCAACAGCTTTGAGCAGGGGAGGAACTTCGCCAACAAGCTCTGGAACGCCGCCCGCTTCGTGCAAATGTCCGTTCCTGATTTGGATAAACGGGCGGCAGAAGGAATTCCAAGCAAGGTTGAAAACTGGGCCAACCGTTGGATGCTGGGGCGCTGGGATACTTCCGTGGCCAAAGTCACCAAGGAATTGGAGGCCTTCCGCTTCAACGCCGCAGCGCTCGCGTTGTACGAACTTTTCTGGCACGATTTCGCCGACTGGTATCTGGAACTTTCCAAAACAAGTTTGCGCCAAGGTTCAGAAGCCGAAAAAGCCGAAACGGAACGGGTTTTGGCCTCGCTTCTTAGGCGAATGCTCATTCTCCTACATCCGTTTGTTCCCTTCGTAACCGAAGAGCTTTTTGCCTCACTCGGCTTCGCTGGGAACTTGAGAAGCATTACCGAAGAAAGCTGGCAAAATTTACAAGTTTATATCAAACAAGAAATTGAGCTAGATGAACAAGTAAACATGTTTCAATTAAGCAGTAGTAGTATGAGGAACTTGAGATCAGAAGCGCAGGTGCCACCAAGTGAAAAAGTTACTTTTATAATTACAGTAACCAATAAAGACTATCAGGAATTCTTCAACAAGACTGAACCATATTTGAAGGATATCGTTCGTGCATCTGAGTTGAATATATGGTTAAATGAGAAGCCCCAAAATTGGTCAAACTTATCAGTTTTACCACATGCACAGCACTTCATGATATATACGAAAAATGTAGATGTTGCATCGGAGCGTGAGAAATTAAAAGTCGAACTGGAGCGGATTTCCGGCCTTATCGCCGGTACCTCGGCCCGTCTATCGGATTCCCAATTTCTTTCCAAAGCGCCGGAGTCGGTGCGGGTCAAGGAAAAAGAGAAGCTGGCCAAACTCGAAGGTATGAAACGGGAACTGGAAGAAAGTTTGAAAAACCTGGGAATATAG
- a CDS encoding DUF4139 domain-containing protein — protein MSEDKKTGFRRGWLLGCFLTIFFASNTFSQSDLTVTVYNDGRGLVKDVRELSFKRGADTVKITDVAASLDPTSVRFEPLVKKNDIDLLEQNFEFDLVGSEKLLNKYLDKTIDLVTKDQKVFSGKLLSYSGGNYVLDVSNGGIRMVNSGEVVNISMPELPAGFYTRPTLVWLFNSRYSGKEKCQVSYLTGNLGWHAEYVALVNPTDDRLSLSGWVSIDNRSGATYPKAKLKLVAGELHRAKQPRLMRAMDGVAAEAVAPFEEKSFFEYHLYTLAFPTTLANNQIKQVSLFDPAETPVKKHFIYDPDRDAKKASVVLEFKNAKEAGLGMALPAGIVRIMKRDTDGGIELIGEDNLEHTPKDERVELTVGKAFDIACEQAQKDRRQISNKVWEEDWEISVRNHKTEPVTVRVVKHFWGFWEIRQSSHSSIKKDASTVWFEISVDKDKETKLTLTVRYENK, from the coding sequence ATGTCAGAGGATAAAAAAACCGGTTTCAGAAGGGGGTGGCTGTTGGGTTGTTTCCTCACCATCTTTTTTGCTTCCAATACCTTTTCCCAGAGCGACTTGACCGTCACTGTCTACAACGACGGCCGGGGGCTGGTCAAGGATGTCCGGGAGCTTTCTTTCAAGCGCGGCGCAGACACGGTCAAAATCACAGATGTGGCCGCATCTTTAGACCCGACTTCTGTTCGCTTTGAACCGCTTGTCAAGAAAAATGATATTGACCTGCTCGAGCAGAATTTTGAATTCGATTTGGTCGGCTCGGAAAAACTTTTGAACAAGTATCTGGACAAAACCATCGATTTGGTCACCAAGGACCAAAAGGTCTTTTCCGGCAAACTACTTTCCTATAGCGGCGGGAATTACGTTCTCGATGTTTCCAATGGCGGTATACGGATGGTCAACTCTGGAGAAGTGGTCAACATTTCAATGCCGGAATTGCCCGCCGGCTTTTACACCCGCCCGACTTTGGTCTGGCTCTTCAACAGCCGTTATTCAGGCAAGGAGAAGTGTCAGGTTTCGTATTTGACAGGAAATCTGGGCTGGCACGCCGAATATGTTGCTCTGGTCAACCCCACCGACGACCGGCTCTCCCTCTCTGGCTGGGTTTCCATCGACAACCGTTCCGGGGCTACTTATCCAAAAGCAAAGTTAAAACTGGTTGCCGGTGAATTACATCGTGCCAAACAGCCGCGTCTTATGCGGGCCATGGACGGCGTGGCGGCGGAGGCGGTGGCACCATTTGAAGAAAAATCCTTCTTCGAATACCACCTTTACACCTTAGCGTTTCCGACCACGCTGGCCAATAATCAAATCAAGCAGGTTTCCCTTTTTGACCCCGCTGAAACGCCGGTTAAAAAACACTTCATTTATGACCCCGATCGGGATGCCAAAAAAGCCTCGGTCGTTTTGGAGTTCAAGAACGCCAAGGAGGCCGGTTTGGGGATGGCGCTGCCGGCCGGCATCGTGCGTATAATGAAAAGAGACACGGATGGAGGCATCGAGCTTATCGGCGAAGACAACCTGGAGCACACCCCCAAGGATGAACGGGTGGAGCTTACGGTCGGCAAGGCGTTCGACATCGCGTGCGAACAGGCCCAAAAAGACCGCCGCCAGATTTCCAACAAGGTTTGGGAGGAGGATTGGGAAATTTCAGTGCGCAACCACAAAACCGAGCCAGTGACCGTCCGGGTGGTCAAGCATTTTTGGGGTTTCTGGGAGATTCGCCAAAGCTCCCACTCCTCCATCAAAAAAGATGCCTCCACGGTCTGGTTCGAAATATCGGTTGACAAGGACAAGGAAACCAAGCTAACTTTGACCGTGCGTTATGAGAATAAGTGA
- a CDS encoding tetratricopeptide repeat protein has product MRQLLLTFAMVSVWATFVWADCKPRDYYTRSAKIYINPSQGKQDLKRAEQLITEGLKCYPEDGEMQYTAAWMYSQKKEFQKMMDALNAAIKFSPQWKPKAETLKAVVFGETFNQAIGFLEKGTKAATRKDSIKNFREAINLYRGCILMDSTATGPYKNLSFVYYALGIQDTSTYYDGVAFKMKPDSTRWGYAYAVGLVNQKDYRAAIGILEKVVAADTAFWDAWGLLGQLYGAEDSLDKMVYVYQKLLRQYPDSAEFLGQLAMYNLGKGSNAKTFKEGAPYFHQADTLYTRYLAKNPADSNSWYNRGLALASLKEYAKAKDVLKTATDKFPGFPELWESLSGAYAQLGMAKEAKEAFEKFQKLSGKPATQK; this is encoded by the coding sequence ATGAGACAGCTTTTGCTGACTTTCGCCATGGTGAGTGTCTGGGCAACGTTTGTCTGGGCTGACTGCAAGCCGCGCGATTATTACACCCGTTCGGCCAAAATCTACATCAACCCTTCCCAGGGAAAACAGGATTTGAAACGCGCTGAACAGCTGATTACCGAGGGACTCAAGTGCTACCCGGAAGACGGGGAGATGCAGTACACGGCGGCCTGGATGTACTCCCAGAAAAAAGAATTCCAAAAAATGATGGACGCTCTGAACGCTGCCATCAAGTTCTCCCCGCAATGGAAACCCAAGGCCGAAACGCTGAAGGCGGTTGTGTTCGGCGAAACGTTCAACCAGGCCATCGGATTTTTGGAGAAGGGAACCAAGGCGGCCACCCGCAAAGACAGCATCAAAAATTTCAGGGAGGCAATCAATCTCTATCGTGGCTGCATCCTGATGGACTCCACCGCCACCGGCCCCTACAAAAATCTTTCCTTCGTTTATTATGCCCTCGGCATTCAGGACACCTCTACCTATTATGATGGGGTGGCTTTCAAAATGAAACCCGATTCCACCCGTTGGGGATATGCTTATGCCGTTGGGCTTGTCAACCAGAAAGATTACAGGGCTGCCATAGGTATTCTGGAAAAAGTGGTGGCGGCCGATACGGCATTTTGGGATGCCTGGGGGCTTTTAGGCCAGCTCTACGGGGCTGAAGACAGTTTGGATAAAATGGTTTACGTATACCAAAAACTTTTGCGCCAGTATCCCGACTCGGCCGAATTTTTGGGGCAATTGGCCATGTACAACTTGGGCAAGGGCTCGAACGCCAAAACCTTCAAGGAAGGGGCTCCGTATTTTCACCAGGCCGATACGCTATATACGCGCTATCTGGCCAAAAACCCGGCGGACAGCAATTCGTGGTATAATCGGGGGCTGGCGTTGGCTTCCCTCAAAGAGTATGCGAAAGCCAAGGATGTTTTAAAAACGGCTACGGATAAATTCCCCGGATTTCCGGAGTTGTGGGAATCGCTGTCCGGAGCGTACGCCCAATTGGGAATGGCCAAAGAGGCTAAAGAAGCTTTTGAGAAATTCCAAAAGTTAAGTGGCAAACCAGCCACGCAAAAATGA
- the priA gene encoding primosomal protein N' — MPLEVGFPFRAGPALSYEAPKGVDPKVLLGCRVVVPLGSKKEIGVVIGLDAPRTPGIKTVEKVIDSQPAYLPSILSLVRWAADYYISPLGPALRAAVPGEVQSKIFRKIKFLLPADTPVPDELFRTEKELFFFLANEGEVELKKLASRFPKAALNRHLLDFARRGWIASFDVLEESPGAKKVLCLSANLDFQNESSSAEFLKLVSEIPAKDEKKKHLLLFLLERPGFHPLAELAKRFGLSRTAISALAQRGLVKLEKKSEEERAVFPQKKELVLSAQQKTAFETIRETLGAGRFEPFLLYGVTGSGKTEVYFASIEEVLKQGRQALVLLPEISVASQIITRFRARFGNQVAALHSGLTPGQKAAAWKAVRTGAYPIVVGVRSAVFAPLEKLGLIIVDEEHSVSYKQTEAVPYYHARDAALMRAQIEEIPIVLGSATPSVESFYHAQTGKYKLLELTERFGGQKLPRFEIIDLRREAKPLLAGNLSGTLVSSLKKSLEEGNQAILFLNRRGFSSWVHCSSCGFVFICPRCDAAYTYHKKDLTLRCHLCGKKEKAPTVCPQCLGATLDFRGTGTQRVEEGLASFKDLGVARMDYDTTRKAGAYHKILSGFAARKYHLLLGTQMVTKGLDFPLVNWVGVLSADAHIYLPDFRSRERTFQLLTQVAGRAGRHIKEGKVLIQTYQPENPILQEVAASDYRQFYENEIAGRKRHFYPPFSRLVLLIFSSKKEDAARDSAANWAQKLSEMAKSVKPLEVLGPAPHFLAKLRNRYRWQVLLKTGQILKLIAELKKLKEDWQRFHKVDSVFLDILVDPQSLV, encoded by the coding sequence ATGCCGCTTGAAGTCGGTTTTCCCTTTCGTGCCGGCCCCGCTTTAAGCTACGAAGCACCCAAGGGGGTTGATCCCAAAGTTCTTTTGGGTTGCCGGGTTGTGGTGCCGCTCGGTTCCAAAAAAGAAATCGGCGTAGTCATCGGCTTGGACGCCCCCCGCACCCCGGGAATTAAGACCGTAGAAAAGGTAATCGATTCACAACCGGCCTATTTGCCGTCCATTCTTTCATTGGTTCGCTGGGCGGCGGACTATTATATCAGCCCTCTCGGCCCCGCCCTGCGCGCCGCGGTGCCCGGGGAAGTGCAAAGCAAAATCTTTCGTAAAATAAAGTTTCTTTTGCCGGCCGACACCCCCGTTCCGGACGAACTCTTCAGAACGGAAAAGGAACTCTTCTTCTTTCTTGCCAATGAGGGAGAAGTTGAACTGAAAAAGCTCGCCTCGCGGTTTCCCAAAGCGGCTTTGAACCGGCACCTTTTGGATTTTGCACGCCGCGGCTGGATTGCCAGCTTCGACGTTCTGGAAGAGAGTCCCGGCGCCAAAAAGGTTTTGTGCCTTTCCGCCAACCTCGATTTTCAGAATGAATCCTCGTCGGCTGAATTTTTAAAACTTGTTTCCGAAATTCCAGCCAAAGATGAAAAGAAAAAACATCTGCTTTTATTCCTTCTGGAGCGCCCCGGCTTTCATCCGCTTGCCGAATTAGCCAAACGCTTCGGCCTTTCCCGCACGGCTATCTCCGCTCTGGCTCAAAGGGGACTGGTCAAACTCGAAAAGAAATCGGAGGAGGAACGGGCCGTATTTCCGCAAAAAAAGGAGCTCGTTCTCTCCGCCCAGCAGAAAACCGCCTTCGAAACCATCCGCGAGACGCTTGGAGCCGGGCGCTTTGAGCCGTTTTTACTCTATGGGGTCACCGGTTCCGGTAAAACGGAGGTGTACTTCGCCTCCATCGAAGAAGTTCTGAAACAGGGGCGGCAGGCGCTCGTTCTTTTGCCCGAAATTTCGGTCGCTTCCCAAATCATCACCCGCTTCCGGGCCCGCTTCGGAAACCAGGTCGCCGCCTTGCACTCCGGCTTGACCCCCGGCCAAAAAGCGGCAGCGTGGAAGGCCGTACGCACCGGGGCGTATCCCATTGTCGTCGGCGTCCGCTCGGCGGTTTTTGCCCCCTTGGAAAAGCTTGGTTTAATCATTGTGGACGAGGAGCATTCCGTCAGCTACAAGCAGACCGAAGCGGTGCCCTATTACCACGCCCGCGATGCCGCCTTGATGCGGGCGCAAATCGAAGAAATTCCAATCGTTCTGGGTTCCGCCACGCCCTCGGTCGAGTCGTTCTATCACGCCCAGACGGGCAAGTACAAACTATTGGAGTTGACCGAACGTTTCGGCGGGCAGAAATTACCCCGGTTCGAAATCATTGATTTGCGCCGCGAAGCCAAACCGCTTCTGGCCGGGAATCTTTCCGGCACGCTGGTTTCCAGCCTGAAAAAGTCGCTGGAAGAAGGGAATCAAGCGATTTTGTTTTTGAACCGCCGCGGCTTTTCCTCTTGGGTTCATTGCTCCTCCTGCGGCTTTGTCTTCATCTGCCCCCGCTGCGACGCCGCCTACACTTATCACAAAAAGGATTTAACGCTGCGCTGCCATCTTTGCGGAAAAAAGGAAAAAGCCCCGACAGTCTGTCCCCAGTGCCTCGGTGCCACGCTCGATTTCCGCGGCACCGGCACCCAGCGGGTGGAGGAGGGCCTGGCCTCATTCAAAGATTTGGGCGTGGCGCGCATGGATTACGATACCACCCGCAAAGCCGGGGCGTATCACAAAATTCTTTCCGGTTTCGCCGCCAGGAAATACCACCTGCTTTTGGGCACCCAAATGGTCACCAAGGGGCTGGATTTCCCGCTGGTTAACTGGGTTGGTGTCCTTTCCGCCGATGCCCATATCTATCTGCCCGATTTCCGTTCTCGCGAGCGTACTTTTCAGCTTTTGACCCAAGTGGCCGGCCGGGCCGGAAGGCACATCAAGGAGGGAAAGGTTTTAATCCAGACCTACCAGCCGGAAAATCCGATCTTGCAGGAAGTCGCCGCGAGCGACTATCGGCAGTTTTACGAGAATGAAATCGCCGGGCGGAAAAGGCATTTTTATCCTCCTTTTTCGCGGCTCGTTTTGCTCATTTTCTCTTCCAAAAAAGAAGACGCCGCCCGCGATTCGGCCGCCAATTGGGCTCAAAAACTTTCCGAAATGGCAAAGAGTGTCAAACCGCTCGAAGTGCTGGGCCCCGCCCCCCATTTTTTGGCCAAATTGCGCAACCGTTACCGCTGGCAGGTGCTCCTCAAAACCGGCCAGATTTTGAAACTTATTGCCGAATTAAAAAAGCTAAAAGAGGACTGGCAGCGCTTCCACAAAGTCGATTCGGTTTTTTTGGACATCCTTGTCGACCCGCAAAGTTTGGTCTAA
- a CDS encoding HD domain-containing protein — MAIQEKLVTLEEVKKNEDVRLLIEMADRYLGVIGYTEHGLRHTALVANIAYNVMTRLKRTERQAQLASIAAYLHDIGNVVTRDHHAQTGALLAYRILSNMDMPKEEVLEIMAAIGSHEERGGQPVNEIGAAVILADKSDVHRSRVRATGSIKEDIHDRVNYAATSSFLRVEEDKGVISLELKIDTSISQVMEYFEIFLSRMAFCRRAAEFLKMKFELEINGQRLL, encoded by the coding sequence ATGGCTATCCAGGAAAAACTGGTAACCCTTGAAGAGGTCAAGAAAAACGAAGACGTCCGGCTGCTTATCGAAATGGCCGATCGCTACTTGGGGGTCATTGGTTATACAGAACACGGGTTGCGCCACACCGCTTTAGTGGCCAATATCGCCTACAACGTGATGACCCGTCTCAAACGCACCGAACGCCAGGCCCAGCTCGCTTCCATCGCCGCCTATCTGCACGACATCGGCAACGTGGTCACCCGCGACCATCACGCCCAGACGGGCGCCCTTTTGGCCTACCGGATTCTGTCCAATATGGATATGCCCAAAGAGGAGGTTCTGGAAATTATGGCGGCCATTGGCAGCCACGAAGAGCGGGGGGGACAGCCGGTGAATGAAATCGGCGCGGCCGTGATTTTGGCGGACAAATCGGACGTGCACCGCTCCCGGGTGCGCGCCACCGGCTCCATCAAGGAGGATATCCACGACCGGGTGAACTACGCGGCCACTTCCTCCTTTTTGCGGGTGGAGGAGGACAAGGGGGTTATCTCCCTCGAATTGAAAATCGACACCTCGATTTCGCAGGTGATGGAGTATTTTGAAATCTTCCTCTCCCGTATGGCCTTCTGTCGGCGGGCCGCGGAGTTTTTGAAAATGAAATTCGAACTGGAAATCAACGGGCAGAGATTGTTGTGA
- the purM gene encoding phosphoribosylformylglycinamidine cyclo-ligase codes for MSEYKKAGVDIALADAVKNKIKLLVASTRTPAVLADVGAFGGMMTFPKDFKEPVLVASTDGVGTKLKVAIAARRLDTVGEDLVNHSVNDLLVQGAAPLFFMDYQAWGKLDASAAEVLMEGLVRGCKKHNCPLLGGETAEMPGFYADGEFDLAGFMVGVVEKNKILDGRSITPGDILIGLASSGLHTNGYSLARKVLLDSGLYRLDSFLPDNGTTLADELLRVHRSYFHLLHPLILQGKLNGLAHITGGGIPGNLVRILPFETSAVVSASTWEVPPIFSLIQKAGEVSKEEMHQVFNMGIGMIAVVAKDKLEDVLRDLKGMNEKFWVIGEITAGKKEVVLQ; via the coding sequence GTGAGTGAATACAAAAAAGCGGGGGTGGACATCGCCCTGGCGGACGCCGTAAAAAACAAAATCAAACTTTTGGTCGCCTCCACCCGCACGCCTGCGGTTTTGGCGGACGTGGGCGCCTTCGGCGGGATGATGACTTTTCCTAAGGACTTCAAAGAGCCTGTTTTGGTTGCCTCCACGGACGGCGTCGGCACCAAGCTGAAAGTGGCCATCGCCGCCCGTCGACTGGACACCGTCGGGGAGGATTTGGTCAATCACTCCGTCAACGACTTGCTGGTACAGGGCGCGGCTCCTTTGTTTTTTATGGATTATCAGGCCTGGGGAAAATTGGATGCCTCCGCCGCGGAGGTTTTGATGGAAGGATTAGTCCGCGGCTGCAAAAAGCACAACTGTCCCCTTTTGGGCGGTGAAACGGCCGAAATGCCCGGTTTTTATGCCGATGGGGAGTTCGACTTGGCGGGGTTTATGGTCGGTGTTGTGGAAAAAAACAAAATCTTGGACGGCCGGAGCATTACTCCAGGGGACATTTTAATCGGCCTCGCGTCCTCCGGCCTCCACACCAACGGCTATTCGCTTGCCCGCAAGGTGTTGCTGGACTCCGGTCTTTACCGGTTGGACAGCTTTCTCCCCGACAACGGAACGACCTTGGCCGATGAGCTCCTGCGCGTCCACCGCTCGTATTTTCATTTATTACACCCCTTGATTCTGCAAGGGAAATTAAACGGTCTCGCCCACATCACCGGCGGGGGGATACCTGGAAATCTGGTGCGAATTCTGCCCTTCGAGACCTCTGCCGTGGTGAGCGCCTCCACTTGGGAGGTTCCCCCCATCTTTTCACTTATCCAAAAAGCGGGGGAAGTGAGCAAAGAGGAGATGCACCAGGTTTTCAATATGGGAATCGGGATGATTGCCGTGGTGGCCAAGGATAAGTTGGAGGACGTGCTGCGGGACTTGAAGGGGATGAACGAAAAGTTTTGGGTCATCGGCGAAATTACCGCCGGGAAAAAAGAGGTGGTTTTGCAATGA